A window of Clostridia bacterium contains these coding sequences:
- a CDS encoding glycosyltransferase family 4 protein, giving the protein MSQRISVLQYTNTIVRGGVEEHILVLLRGLNRDMFKLSFACPPELASQMRADVPRDVDFIEIPIFRFWRLGEARQFATLLRSRGVQLLHSHMFQSSRMASPIASFAGVPAIIETPHVRESWRNRWPRSSYLPDRMLARCVDRFIAISYANAKYLVAEKGLPGDKIRVVQNSCDLKRFSAPLAANPQLRHSVGASESDPLVLVVARLEPQKGHRVLLESLPQVVREWPSLKVVCIGDGILRQELLQRADALGVTKNISFLGFQANVPEWLATADFCVLPSFYEGLPLVALECLAAGRAMLATAVDGTPEVIQHEVTGLLVPPGDSAALARQMLRLIADPELRKRLGATGRQFVFRQFREERQIKETEQVYYELCKAKLPQSLCPAPPAEFSEPSRDEATSIA; this is encoded by the coding sequence ATGAGCCAGCGCATCTCGGTTCTCCAGTACACAAACACAATTGTTCGCGGCGGAGTGGAAGAGCACATCCTGGTGCTCCTCCGTGGATTGAACAGGGACATGTTCAAGCTCTCATTCGCGTGTCCGCCCGAACTGGCGTCGCAGATGCGAGCGGACGTTCCTCGCGATGTCGATTTCATAGAGATTCCGATATTCCGATTCTGGCGTCTCGGCGAAGCTCGCCAATTCGCAACGCTCCTACGCAGCCGAGGAGTGCAGTTGTTGCACTCGCATATGTTTCAGAGCAGCCGCATGGCTTCGCCCATCGCTTCGTTCGCCGGGGTCCCAGCCATTATCGAAACGCCGCACGTCCGCGAGAGCTGGCGCAACCGCTGGCCGAGATCGAGCTATCTGCCGGACCGGATGCTGGCGCGTTGCGTCGATCGCTTTATTGCCATCTCCTACGCCAACGCGAAATACCTGGTCGCGGAAAAAGGTCTGCCCGGAGACAAAATCCGGGTCGTACAGAACAGTTGTGACCTCAAGCGATTCTCTGCGCCTCTTGCGGCGAATCCGCAGCTAAGGCACAGCGTCGGAGCCAGTGAATCCGATCCTTTGGTCCTTGTCGTCGCCCGTTTGGAACCGCAAAAAGGTCATCGCGTTTTACTCGAGTCGCTGCCGCAGGTCGTGCGCGAATGGCCGTCCCTGAAAGTGGTTTGCATCGGCGATGGCATCCTGCGACAGGAACTACTGCAACGTGCGGATGCGCTCGGCGTGACAAAGAACATCTCCTTCCTCGGCTTCCAGGCGAATGTTCCCGAATGGCTCGCGACCGCTGATTTCTGCGTGTTGCCTTCCTTTTACGAAGGATTGCCACTCGTAGCGCTGGAGTGCCTCGCCGCCGGGCGCGCAATGTTGGCCACCGCCGTGGATGGCACGCCGGAGGTGATTCAACACGAAGTAACCGGCTTGCTCGTCCCCCCTGGAGATTCAGCCGCGCTGGCGCGACAGATGTTGCGGCTAATTGCAGACCCCGAACTTCGTAAACGGTTGGGCGCAACGGGCCGGCAATTTGTGTTTCGGCAGTTCCGGGAAGAGCGACAGATCAAAGAGACCGAGCAGGTTTATTACGAGCTCTGCAAAGCGAAATTGCCTCAGAGCCTCTGTCCTGCCCCCCCGGCCGAGTTCTCGGAACCGAGCCGCGATGAGGCCACATCAATCGCATGA
- a CDS encoding glycosyltransferase family 2 protein, with amino-acid sequence MPRISFTAIIPTKNRAHDLTLAVRSLLQQSVLPAEVLIVDQSPDDQSRICVEQEFASALAQVDNVKLTYIHDIEITGGATARNRAMQVASGDIWLFLDDDVVLEPDFIEQLMNAYARYPEATGVSGVVTNYPKPPLFFRVWNTLFVRGPFHDDRQPIYWHAEQLRHSDPIPVTRFGGGLMSFRAETIRNCIFDPNLTGVSDGEDVQFCSRLPEGSVLLIAPRARLVHNCSPIGRDRDHWLRREARSTHYLFWSVWDHGIYNRICLAWLTVGYVSLSFIGALRRGSLEPWRAFRAGVKDAKSVFMREMQ; translated from the coding sequence GTGCCGCGTATCTCGTTCACAGCTATTATCCCCACCAAGAATCGCGCGCACGATTTGACTCTTGCGGTCCGCAGTCTGCTGCAGCAGTCTGTTCTTCCCGCCGAGGTGCTCATCGTTGACCAGAGCCCCGACGACCAAAGTCGAATCTGTGTCGAGCAGGAGTTTGCCTCTGCGCTCGCGCAAGTTGACAACGTAAAGCTCACTTATATTCACGACATCGAAATCACGGGTGGAGCGACAGCGCGCAACAGGGCGATGCAGGTCGCGAGCGGAGATATCTGGCTTTTCCTTGACGATGACGTGGTACTCGAACCCGACTTCATCGAGCAATTGATGAACGCCTATGCGCGCTATCCAGAAGCCACAGGCGTCTCCGGCGTAGTCACGAATTATCCCAAACCGCCGTTGTTTTTCCGCGTCTGGAACACGCTTTTCGTGCGTGGACCATTTCACGACGATCGCCAACCTATCTACTGGCACGCGGAACAACTGCGTCACAGCGACCCCATCCCTGTAACCCGATTCGGCGGCGGATTGATGAGTTTTCGGGCAGAAACAATCCGGAACTGTATCTTCGATCCCAACCTGACGGGCGTCTCAGATGGCGAGGATGTGCAGTTCTGTAGCCGTCTTCCCGAGGGGTCTGTGCTCCTGATAGCACCCCGAGCTCGTCTCGTTCATAATTGCAGCCCCATTGGCCGGGACCGGGATCACTGGCTACGAAGAGAGGCCCGCTCAACGCATTATCTGTTCTGGAGCGTGTGGGACCACGGCATCTATAACCGTATCTGCCTTGCGTGGCTGACCGTTGGCTATGTATCTCTAAGCTTTATCGGGGCGCTTCGGAGGGGTTCCCTGGAGCCGTGGCGTGCATTCCGGGCGGGTGTGAAGGACGCAAAATCGGTCTTCATGCGGGAGATGCAGTAG
- a CDS encoding oligosaccharide flippase family protein: MIEPAIEPATKPIQQPSPQAPGLGRKLVASTFTNFAGQLVLMAATFLWTPYIVRNFGDALYGVFVLLMTYVAVFTLLELGINSSLVKHLAETIPQKRLEDVNSYLGTAMALFSGTAVVVALISAIGAPYIVRLALNVPSQYFEVAVLGVRIASVAFALQFISQGFASVPIATHRFDVMNGIQVGTEILRMALTAAAVFAGYRLTAVMLITLLTSSLRLLAFAIAASKLVPGISLRPRFSTKHLSHILHFSKYIFISKVSSTAVWSADKLFIGHFLPIQFVAFYSIPFQLSQRVWALAGNVTTVVFPAASELSMEASKARLHNLYLRSNKMVTAILMAPALLLFVFSSQILTYWINPLFAERGAWPLRLLALGFMLNGLTVVPALVAAAVNRPNIQAAFAVANSTANIALFLMLIPRYGTTGAAAAFFITQAVQWPWYMHTVNRLIGMNSSILLKKVYGRIAIPSICTFVLAFALRSMVHSLLSLLVCLTAIVLANLVLLFFFALDGDERGTCFQVANSWIPCRARELFSTGGGA; this comes from the coding sequence ATGATCGAACCAGCGATCGAACCGGCGACGAAACCAATCCAGCAGCCGTCTCCCCAAGCTCCCGGCCTTGGTCGAAAACTAGTCGCCAGCACGTTTACGAATTTCGCTGGCCAACTGGTATTGATGGCAGCCACTTTCCTGTGGACGCCGTACATCGTCCGCAACTTCGGTGATGCGCTATACGGTGTCTTCGTACTGTTGATGACGTACGTTGCCGTATTCACGCTGCTGGAATTAGGAATCAATTCCAGCCTTGTGAAACATCTCGCGGAGACTATCCCGCAAAAGCGTTTAGAGGACGTGAACAGTTATCTCGGGACCGCGATGGCGTTATTTTCCGGTACCGCGGTCGTCGTTGCACTGATTAGTGCAATCGGAGCGCCTTACATCGTAAGGCTCGCCCTCAATGTTCCCTCGCAATATTTCGAAGTCGCGGTGCTTGGAGTTCGAATCGCCAGCGTGGCGTTTGCGCTGCAGTTCATCTCCCAGGGCTTCGCCTCTGTGCCCATCGCTACGCATCGCTTTGACGTAATGAACGGCATCCAGGTCGGCACCGAAATTCTGCGGATGGCACTAACTGCCGCGGCGGTGTTCGCCGGGTATCGTCTTACGGCAGTCATGTTGATAACCCTGCTGACGAGTTCGCTGCGCCTGTTGGCGTTCGCCATCGCAGCAAGCAAGCTGGTTCCAGGAATCTCCCTGCGCCCCCGATTCTCCACAAAGCACTTGTCCCACATCCTGCATTTTTCGAAATACATATTTATCAGCAAAGTCAGCTCCACGGCCGTCTGGAGTGCGGACAAGCTTTTCATCGGCCACTTCCTGCCGATTCAGTTCGTCGCGTTTTACTCGATCCCATTCCAGTTGAGCCAGAGAGTATGGGCCCTTGCCGGAAATGTGACGACCGTTGTCTTTCCTGCTGCCAGCGAACTTTCAATGGAAGCGAGCAAGGCCCGCCTTCATAACCTCTATCTGCGCAGCAACAAGATGGTGACCGCAATTCTGATGGCGCCGGCTCTCCTGTTGTTTGTCTTCAGCTCCCAGATTCTGACTTACTGGATCAATCCGCTATTCGCGGAACGCGGCGCGTGGCCGCTCAGGCTGCTTGCGCTTGGATTCATGTTGAATGGACTTACCGTTGTTCCAGCCCTGGTTGCCGCTGCCGTGAACCGGCCTAACATTCAGGCTGCTTTCGCCGTAGCAAACTCCACCGCAAACATCGCGCTCTTTCTCATGCTGATTCCCAGATACGGCACCACGGGTGCCGCTGCGGCTTTCTTCATTACGCAGGCCGTGCAGTGGCCCTGGTATATGCACACGGTCAACCGCCTCATCGGAATGAACAGCAGCATCCTGCTGAAGAAAGTTTACGGACGCATAGCAATCCCTTCGATCTGCACCTTCGTTCTCGCGTTCGCGCTCAGATCGATGGTACATTCCCTGCTTTCACTCTTAGTCTGCCTTACCGCAATTGTCCTTGCGAATCTCGTCCTCCTTTTCTTCTTTGCCCTGGATGGCGACGAACGAGGCACATGTTTTCAGGTCGCGAACTCATGGATACCGTGCCGCGCGCGCGAGTTATTTTCAACCGGCGGAGGAGCCTAG
- a CDS encoding O-antigen ligase family protein: protein MLLFYLLILLMAVVRHPWLSPLLGEDTMFKYLGAVCAVYAGIYVFRRRTVPPIFRTWQMRIFLVLYACALDSYFTLGLTHYPALSYSSMAVLLLVTMTIVDTESRLRGTLIAVVASLAFASLYVIREWQVYHTMYEGMRAAGITGDSNYFSASALVSIAVAYYLTSRQESKFVRLFAFGSLIIIMVAIMLAASRGGLIGLAVAAALIAVRSRHRILASIAMPLFLAAFLFLAPNSPLDRFLHPGYGDDLAVQARKLAWTAGMRMIDTHPLFGVGLGNFKPMMSQYSDPGVTITEIAHNTYIEIAAELGIPALLLFLALVAATFLSLQKARRQALELEMDLVYRAAGAMQAGLLGFAVAAVVLSAEYQKLFWLVLGISMALPQIIDARLRMVAENQGELPAQDAVGTGVLR from the coding sequence ATGCTTTTGTTCTACCTCCTTATTTTGCTGATGGCCGTCGTGAGGCATCCGTGGCTCTCGCCGCTGCTCGGCGAAGACACGATGTTTAAGTATCTGGGAGCAGTCTGCGCCGTTTATGCCGGGATTTACGTCTTCCGGCGGCGTACGGTCCCTCCCATTTTCCGCACCTGGCAAATGCGGATATTTCTTGTTCTGTATGCCTGTGCTCTCGACTCTTACTTCACGCTCGGACTGACGCACTATCCGGCTCTAAGCTACTCCTCCATGGCGGTTCTGCTGCTGGTCACGATGACCATTGTCGATACCGAATCGCGATTGCGCGGAACCCTGATCGCAGTGGTCGCGTCCTTAGCGTTTGCGTCGCTCTACGTCATAAGGGAGTGGCAGGTCTATCACACCATGTACGAGGGTATGCGAGCCGCCGGAATCACAGGAGATTCGAACTACTTTTCGGCGTCGGCCCTGGTTTCAATTGCAGTCGCCTACTACCTGACGTCCAGGCAGGAGAGCAAGTTCGTACGGCTATTCGCCTTCGGGTCTCTCATCATTATCATGGTCGCAATCATGCTGGCAGCGTCTCGTGGTGGCTTGATCGGCCTAGCTGTCGCGGCAGCGCTCATCGCCGTCCGCTCACGTCATCGGATACTCGCATCCATTGCGATGCCACTATTCTTGGCGGCATTCCTGTTCCTCGCGCCTAACTCGCCCCTCGATCGATTTCTTCACCCCGGCTACGGCGATGATTTGGCTGTACAGGCTCGTAAGCTGGCGTGGACAGCCGGAATGCGCATGATTGACACTCACCCATTGTTCGGCGTGGGGCTCGGCAACTTCAAGCCAATGATGTCCCAGTACAGCGATCCAGGTGTCACCATCACCGAAATCGCACACAACACTTATATCGAGATTGCCGCTGAATTGGGAATCCCAGCGCTGTTGCTGTTTTTAGCTCTTGTGGCCGCAACGTTTCTGTCGCTGCAAAAAGCGAGACGCCAGGCGCTGGAACTGGAGATGGATCTGGTATATAGGGCAGCCGGAGCTATGCAGGCAGGATTACTGGGGTTTGCTGTGGCAGCGGTCGTGCTGTCCGCCGAATACCAGAAATTGTTCTGGCTTGTGCTGGGAATTTCAATGGCGCTCCCGCAGATCATCGACGCACGCCTCAGGATGGTGGCAGAAAATCAGGGCGAGTTGCCGGCACAGGATGCAGTAGGCACTGGGGTCTTACGATGA
- a CDS encoding alkaline phosphatase family protein: MKDGRQIQVFVLIDALGWTYLKDRDFLQDVLPYRTPLRTVLGFSSGAIPTILTGVPPAENGHWNLFYYDPNGSPFWWLKYFSFLPDAILDHRVPRKILKELGRRVLGLGKSFEVCVNPHLLRWFNWVEKKNIYAQGGITGAPSIFDQLAAKDIPHRIYSYHDLRDEQIFQTAKRDLVTGAADFYFVYLCEMDEFLHHHCEHPDQLEERLAWYDAQLRELFAVARSLDPDATLAVFSDHGMTPVREHYDLIRDINALGLQMPKDYLAVYDSTMARFWFFNDRAREAVTGLLDKTACGRIVSDREQQQLGIFFPDRRFGESIFLMNPGMMLAHSDFNGPRWMPTGMHGYHPDDAYSDASFLSNRQPSFPMSTIADIYPLMRTALEE; encoded by the coding sequence ATGAAAGACGGCAGGCAGATCCAAGTGTTCGTGCTGATTGACGCCCTGGGGTGGACTTACCTGAAAGATCGCGACTTCCTTCAGGATGTACTGCCATACCGCACGCCGCTGCGCACGGTGCTCGGCTTCAGTTCGGGAGCGATCCCTACGATCCTCACGGGAGTGCCGCCGGCCGAGAACGGGCATTGGAACCTTTTCTATTATGACCCCAACGGATCGCCATTCTGGTGGCTGAAGTACTTCAGCTTTTTGCCGGATGCCATCCTGGATCATCGCGTCCCTCGCAAGATTCTGAAAGAGCTAGGTCGGCGCGTGCTTGGACTTGGCAAGAGCTTCGAGGTTTGCGTCAATCCGCATCTGCTCCGCTGGTTTAACTGGGTTGAGAAGAAGAACATTTACGCCCAAGGCGGCATCACCGGCGCGCCCTCCATCTTCGACCAACTTGCGGCGAAGGACATTCCTCATCGCATTTACAGCTATCACGACTTGCGGGACGAACAGATATTCCAAACTGCGAAGCGAGACCTCGTTACGGGCGCAGCCGATTTCTATTTCGTTTATCTCTGCGAGATGGACGAATTCCTGCATCACCACTGCGAACACCCGGATCAACTCGAGGAACGCCTGGCGTGGTACGACGCGCAACTGCGCGAACTTTTCGCCGTCGCTCGTAGTCTAGACCCCGATGCTACGCTGGCAGTCTTCTCCGACCATGGCATGACGCCGGTTCGCGAACACTACGATTTGATTCGCGACATCAATGCTCTCGGCCTTCAGATGCCGAAGGACTATCTCGCCGTTTACGACTCAACCATGGCGCGTTTCTGGTTCTTCAACGACCGCGCACGAGAAGCGGTGACTGGCTTACTGGACAAGACGGCGTGCGGCCGCATCGTCTCCGATCGTGAACAGCAGCAACTGGGCATCTTCTTCCCTGATCGTCGTTTCGGCGAATCCATCTTTCTCATGAATCCCGGGATGATGCTGGCGCACAGCGACTTCAACGGTCCCCGCTGGATGCCGACCGGCATGCATGGCTATCACCCCGACGACGCTTATTCGGATGCGAGCTTCCTCAGCAATCGGCAGCCATCCTTCCCTATGTCGACGATTGCCGATATCTATCCGCTGATGCGTACGGCGCTTGAGGAATAA
- a CDS encoding glycosyltransferase family 2 protein, with protein sequence MSVIILNYKRLDALAQCLDTAVAQDYPNYEIIVVDNHSEEDVRSLVEAKGRNIRLVELPQNLGTCGGRNAGINVARGEIIVTIDNDVNFITPHELTNIVRVFADHPEFHVLTFRICDMQGRLRLREWCHPRYWKDFSEKEFETTFLPEGASAYRREVFERAGLYFQPFFIGHEGGDLALRIMDHGLRILYAPSVRVGHLASEETRSSSRTIHLYTRNYIWLAYKDYPLLSALRFVLPKLAMMLYHAFRASHLPEYFRGIWDGLTGLADIHGDRTPISKATLRYVNGLEKTRPSLRVRLERHRAQPQI encoded by the coding sequence GTGAGCGTCATTATCCTTAATTACAAACGGCTGGACGCGCTCGCGCAGTGCCTCGACACAGCCGTCGCGCAGGACTACCCAAATTACGAAATCATCGTCGTCGATAATCACTCGGAAGAAGACGTGCGCTCTCTTGTTGAAGCCAAGGGGCGCAACATCCGTCTCGTAGAACTTCCGCAGAACCTCGGAACATGCGGCGGTCGGAATGCCGGCATCAACGTCGCCCGGGGCGAGATCATCGTCACCATCGACAATGATGTCAACTTCATCACGCCGCACGAATTGACGAATATCGTGCGGGTTTTCGCAGACCATCCAGAATTCCACGTGCTGACATTTCGCATTTGCGACATGCAGGGCCGACTGAGGCTGCGCGAATGGTGCCATCCCAGATACTGGAAAGACTTCTCGGAAAAGGAATTCGAAACCACGTTCCTTCCAGAGGGTGCCTCGGCTTATCGCCGGGAGGTATTCGAGCGCGCGGGCCTCTACTTCCAGCCGTTCTTCATCGGCCACGAGGGCGGAGACCTGGCACTGCGAATCATGGACCACGGCCTTCGCATTCTCTACGCGCCGTCCGTTCGCGTAGGACATCTCGCGTCGGAAGAAACTCGCAGTTCCAGCCGGACGATCCACCTTTACACGCGCAACTACATCTGGCTCGCGTACAAGGACTACCCGCTCCTCAGTGCCCTGCGGTTTGTTCTGCCAAAGCTTGCCATGATGCTCTACCACGCATTTCGTGCTTCGCACCTGCCGGAGTACTTTCGCGGAATATGGGACGGGCTTACCGGCTTGGCGGACATTCACGGCGACCGCACGCCCATCAGCAAGGCGACTTTACGGTACGTCAACGGCCTGGAGAAAACACGGCCGAGCTTGCGCGTCCGGCTTGAGCGGCATCGCGCGCAACCACAGATTTGA